A single genomic interval of Penicillium psychrofluorescens genome assembly, chromosome: 2 harbors:
- a CDS encoding uncharacterized protein (ID:PFLUO_003456-T1.cds;~source:funannotate), whose amino-acid sequence MDYHTSFAVTPLERTPEQKFNFGARVTGVDLNNISDDDVDRLKAAVWRHKVIVVKAQRNLDPKKQWELVTRLDPKATDGHSHGNLTTFRAKGGLLAQGREVIGIPGAENVRLIGKGFQGENHFGIENHTIERGLSNDFHAKPPSMEEFEQGITRFQRWHIDAPLYGKDPAWFTTLRCVTLPKGPNLTVQWADGSDQTMQSPPGQTAYFSTSQLYLMLSPEEQALVDHSWVEYAPYPYKWIEKCKGNTNGLGLAEGGERLTEEELGEYDTTAVKKYPLVWVNPLTGEKAFQVHGICARKLYLRSSLEEEPRIIEDVAEIRKFILGIQNRILKPEYILLAPAEEGDMVIWDNYGLFHSAIDYPITMGPRSMHQANISGSIGPKGPVPIPLMA is encoded by the exons ATGGACTACCACACTTCCTTCGCTGTGACACCGCTGGAGCGGACACCTGAGCAAAAATTCAAC TTCGGGGCTCGCGTGACTGGAGTGGACTTGAACAACATCTCAG ATGACGATGTCGATCGTCTCAAGGCTGCGGTCTGGCGCCACAAGGTCATTGTCGTCAAAGCCCAACGCAACTTGGATCCTAAGAAGCAATGGGAACTGGTGACCCGGCTGGATCCCAAGGCCACTGATGGCCACAGTCACGGAAACCTTACCACATTCCGGGCGAAGGGCGGACTTCTTGCT caaggaagagaggTCATCGGAATCCCCGGCGCAGAAAACGTCAGATTAATCGGCAAGGGCTTCCAAGGAGAGAACCACTTCGGTATTGAAAACCACACCATCGAACGCGGACTCAGCAATGACTTCCACGCCAAGCCACCATCCATGGAAGAATTTGAGCAAGGCATCACACGTTTTCAACGCTGGCATATCGATGCTCCACTGTATGGGAAGGATCCTGCGTGGTTCACAACCTTGCGCTGCGTTACCCTTCCCAAAGGACCCAATCTCACTGTTCAATGGGCGGACGGGTCTGATCAGACCATGCAGTCCCCACCGGGACAGACTGCGTATTTTAGCACATCTCAGCTTTATCTCATGTTATCGCCCGAAGAGCAGGCGTTGGTCGATCACAGCTGGGTCGAATATGCGCCCTATCCGTACAAGTGGATTGAGAAGTGCAAGGGCAATACTAACGGACTTGGTCTAGCAGAAGGGGGCGAGCGTCTCACGGAAGAAGAGCTTGGGGAATATGATACGACGGCAGTGAAGAAG TATCCATTGGTCTGGGTGAACCCCTTAACGGGTGAGAAAGCCTTCCAGGTCCACGGAATATGTGCCCGAAAGCTTTATCTGCGTAGCTCCTTAGAGGAGGAGCCTCGTATTATTGAGGATGTGGCAGAGATTCGCAAGTTTATTTTGGGTATCCAGAACCGGATCCTCAAGCCCGAGTACATCCTGCTGGCCCCGGCCGAGGAAGGAGACATGGTAATTTGGGATAATTATGGACTCTTCCATTCTGCTATTGACTATCCGATCACCATGGGTCCTCGTTCTATGCACCAGGCAAACATAAGTGGCAGTATTGGTCCTAAGGGACCTGTGCCGATTCCCCTGATGGCCTAG
- a CDS encoding uncharacterized protein (ID:PFLUO_003455-T1.cds;~source:funannotate), with protein MRSSVCVFALLSAILPAALAVVLADTNLMINGITFPTRAHWMRLANEALGEISGSPCPFAAFGTVIVNHTASEAGKLICMGVNENENTGNPSLHGEMAAIKNCTAILTDPHGKFRMSASEAQDAFADLTLYTNAESCPMV; from the exons ATGCGCTCTTCAGTCTGTGTCTTCGCCCTGCTCAGCGCAATTCTCCCTGCGGCGCTGGCAGTGGTACTTGCGGACACGAATCTGATGATCAATGGCATCACGTTCCCGACTCGAGCCCACTGGATGCGCTTGGCAAACGAAGCATTAGGAGAGATCAGTGGCTCTCCTTGTCCGTTTGCCGCCTTCGGAACGGTCATCGTCAACCACACGGCCTCCGAAGCGGGAAAGCTCATTTGCATGGGCGTCAATGAGAATGAAAATACCGGGAATCCTTCTCTCCACG GAGAAATGGCAGCCATCAAGAATTGCACGGCGATTCTAACTGACCCCCATGGCAAGTTCCGCATGAGCGCGTCTGAGGCACAAGATGCATTCGCCGACCTAACGCTGTACACAAATGCTGAGAGCTGTCCTATGGTATGA